The following proteins are encoded in a genomic region of Penaeus chinensis breed Huanghai No. 1 chromosome 10, ASM1920278v2, whole genome shotgun sequence:
- the LOC125029726 gene encoding larval cuticle protein 1-like yields MKTFVLTLIVAVAAAAALPDKIYEREDTPKLKSFSSFRNEFTQSGSEGKYFFVYHVGDSERAEERNEDGEVSGHFAFVAPEGDEYEFKYDADKEGYRVESDALPEAPEDTDEVKAAKEQFFEAYQKALELAAEDDYEYSEESYEDSSEESSEESSEEDSDEEDEEEEEEEEGGQRHSAASHFGFRAPYPYNRK; encoded by the exons ATGAAG ACCTTCGTCCTGACCTTGATTGTGGCGGTGGCCGCGGCCGCAGCTCTCCCCGACAAGATCTACGAGAGGGAGGATACACCGAAGCTCAAGTCTTTCAGCAGCTTCAGGAACGAGTTCACACAATCCGGCAGCGAAGGAAAATATTT CTTCGTATACCACGTCGGCGACAGCGAGCGCGCAGAGGAGCGCAACGAGGACGGCGAAGTGAGTGGCCACTTCGCCTTCGTGGCTCCCGAGGGGGACGAGTATGAGTTCAAGTACGACGCCGACAAGGAGGGCTACCGCGTGGAGAGCGACGCCTTGCCGGAGGCCCCCGAAGACACCGACGAAGTGAAGGCCGCCAAGGAGCAGTTCTTCGAGGCCTACCAGAAGGCGCTCGAGCTCGCCGCCGAGGACGATTACGAGTACTCCGAGGAGAGTTACGAGGACTCCAGTGAGGAGTCCAGTGAGGAGTCCAGCGAAGAAGATAgcgacgaagaggacgaggaggaggaggaggaagaggagggaggccaGCGACATAGCGCCGCCTCTCACTTCGGCTTCCGAGCCCCCTACCCGTACAACCGGAAGTAA